A stretch of the Amycolatopsis sp. BJA-103 genome encodes the following:
- a CDS encoding carbohydrate-binding protein — MNRKIVAAAAAAITGAGLVTAVALTPSASAGQTVPAADQVQSEIVAALSRDLKISPDQARTRLAGEQTAARTESALKTRLGPSYAGSWLDAAGTTLTVAVTDAALEGTVRAAGATPKTVTRSAAQLDAAKLSLDTKGTSAPKSVPGWYVDATTNSIVVLANAGTEAAAKSWATASGVRADAVRVETSTESPVPLIDVIGGNAYTFGSGRCSIGFSVEGGFVTAGHCGTTGTRTSNPSGTVGGSSFPGNDYAWVRVDAGNTPRGLVNRYPGTVPVAGSQEAAIGASVCRSGSTTGWHCGTIQQKNASVNYPQGTVSGLTRTNACAEPGDSGGSWLAGDQAQGVTSGGSGNCSSGGTFYFQPISEILSVYSLRLVTSGSNPPSSTTTTPTGPTTSNPPSGTWAAGTTYAAGATVTYNGASYRALQGHTAQAGWEPPNVPALWARS, encoded by the coding sequence ATGAACCGAAAGATCGTAGCGGCCGCCGCGGCGGCCATCACCGGCGCCGGCCTGGTCACGGCCGTCGCGCTGACACCGAGCGCGAGCGCCGGCCAGACCGTCCCGGCGGCCGACCAGGTCCAGTCGGAGATCGTCGCGGCCCTGTCGCGCGACCTGAAGATCAGCCCCGATCAGGCCAGGACCCGTCTCGCGGGTGAGCAGACGGCGGCACGCACCGAAAGCGCCCTCAAGACCCGGCTCGGCCCGTCCTACGCCGGATCGTGGCTGGACGCGGCGGGGACCACGCTGACCGTCGCCGTCACCGACGCGGCGCTGGAGGGCACCGTCCGTGCGGCGGGCGCGACCCCGAAGACCGTCACGCGGAGCGCCGCCCAGCTCGACGCCGCGAAGCTGTCCTTGGACACCAAGGGAACCAGCGCGCCGAAGAGCGTGCCCGGCTGGTACGTCGACGCCACCACCAACTCGATCGTCGTGCTGGCCAACGCCGGCACCGAGGCCGCCGCGAAGTCGTGGGCGACCGCGTCCGGGGTGCGTGCCGACGCGGTGCGGGTCGAGACCAGCACCGAGAGCCCGGTCCCGCTGATCGACGTCATCGGCGGCAACGCCTACACGTTCGGCTCGGGCCGCTGCTCGATCGGTTTCTCGGTCGAGGGTGGCTTCGTGACCGCGGGGCACTGTGGCACCACCGGAACGCGCACCTCGAACCCGAGCGGGACCGTCGGGGGCTCCAGCTTCCCCGGCAACGACTACGCGTGGGTCCGAGTGGACGCGGGCAACACCCCGCGTGGGCTCGTGAACCGCTACCCGGGCACCGTGCCGGTGGCGGGTTCGCAGGAGGCCGCGATCGGCGCCTCGGTCTGCCGTTCCGGCTCCACGACGGGCTGGCACTGCGGCACGATCCAGCAGAAGAACGCCTCGGTGAACTACCCGCAGGGCACCGTTTCCGGCCTCACCCGGACCAACGCCTGCGCCGAACCGGGTGACTCCGGCGGCTCGTGGCTCGCGGGTGACCAGGCACAGGGCGTCACCTCCGGTGGCTCCGGCAACTGCAGCTCGGGCGGCACGTTCTACTTCCAGCCGATCTCGGAGATCCTGAGCGTGTACAGCCTGCGCCTGGTGACCTCGGGCTCGAACCCGCCGTCCAGCACCACCACGACGCCGACCGGCCCGACGACGTCGAACCCGCCCTCCGGCACCTGGGCGGCCGGCACCACCTACGCCGCGGGTGCGACGGTCACCTACAACGGTGCTTCGTACCGGGCGCTGCAGGGTCACACCGCTCAGGCCGGCTGGGAGCCGCCGAACGTCCCCGCCCTTTGGGCGCGCTCCTGA
- a CDS encoding LysR family transcriptional regulator codes for MELELRHLRIMCAIAELGSITKAANTLGMAQPALTAQLKRIERTLGGKLFLRDHTGTRPTALGLLVLDRAKMVLPAVSSLHDEAARLAQHAGTGEPVTLRLGSATGPMLGALLQRLGTTHPDIHVATHTSWSSNKLADMTAEGALDFSFVGVCGDAAPPPEPGVRWRTLAHHPVFVLMSARDERAQHDEVELGALADERWCATPGDGCFGDCFASACARSGFTPRSLYETDVLTCIEMVESGHAVVLCQPLFHEIPGIVAVPIAGNPLSWRNLVGWSERGEMGPFAAEMIALSRAVYGELIDRRPTYSKYLELNPGYGVDYTDAGVR; via the coding sequence ATGGAGCTGGAACTGCGCCACTTGCGCATCATGTGCGCGATCGCCGAACTCGGGAGTATCACCAAGGCGGCGAACACGCTCGGAATGGCGCAGCCCGCTTTGACCGCCCAGTTGAAACGCATCGAACGGACCCTCGGCGGGAAGCTCTTCCTGCGCGATCACACGGGGACCCGGCCGACGGCACTCGGTCTCCTCGTCCTCGACCGGGCGAAGATGGTGCTCCCCGCCGTATCGTCCCTGCACGACGAGGCGGCGCGCCTAGCCCAGCACGCCGGTACCGGCGAGCCGGTGACCCTGCGGCTCGGTTCGGCGACGGGGCCGATGCTCGGCGCGCTCCTGCAGCGTCTCGGCACCACCCATCCCGACATCCACGTCGCCACCCATACGTCGTGGTCGTCCAACAAACTCGCGGACATGACCGCCGAGGGCGCGCTGGACTTCTCCTTCGTCGGTGTCTGCGGTGACGCCGCGCCGCCGCCGGAGCCCGGCGTCCGGTGGCGGACCCTCGCGCATCATCCGGTGTTCGTGCTGATGTCGGCGCGCGACGAGCGCGCGCAGCACGACGAGGTCGAACTCGGCGCGCTGGCGGACGAACGATGGTGCGCGACACCGGGGGACGGCTGTTTCGGCGACTGTTTCGCCTCCGCGTGCGCCCGGTCGGGGTTCACGCCGCGTTCGCTGTACGAGACCGATGTCCTGACCTGCATCGAAATGGTCGAATCGGGACACGCGGTGGTGTTGTGTCAGCCGCTTTTCCACGAGATCCCGGGCATCGTCGCCGTCCCGATCGCGGGGAATCCGCTGAGCTGGCGGAATCTCGTCGGCTGGTCGGAGCGAGGGGAGATGGGACCGTTCGCCGCGGAGATGATCGCCCTGTCCCGCGCGGTGTACGGCGAACTGATCGACCGGCGGCCGACCTACTCGAAGTACCTCGAGTTGAACCCGGGTTACGGTGTCGACTACACGGACGCAGGCGTGCGCTGA
- the fxsT gene encoding FxSxx-COOH system tetratricopeptide repeat protein, producing MPEILKVRVPVSAGLDVVFLHGLDGDARKTWAGGSPSSFWPEWLAEDFDRVAVWSVGYEAWSSGWRGKAMPMQDRAINLMASLQNLGIGERPLCFVTHSMGGLLAKEILLHAAEGRTGFAAFATAARGVVFLGTPHTGSGLAAVVKALGLLYRSTAAVKDLKRNAAHLRHLNDRYRDWADESGIRNLVFFEAYPTRGVRVVDEGSANPGLPRVRPIPVDADHVGICKPAGRDSLVYGQISRFIDGILSETDVPPPRHAAWKLPLSGRVFVGRAAELDRLEKTAKAAARVAVVAVHGLGGVGKSSLAARFAELRSADYSAVWWVTADSASAIDDGLAELAVALSPEAVGLPWEQRAEQAVGWLAGHTGWLLILDNLTELAHAAGLLDRVRTGTILITSRRGTGWRDVGTVSLDVLEPDEAAELLARTVRAEWPEAELAGAGELCAELGWLPLAVEQAGAYLAQNRMTPARYLGLLARSPAKMFAWTAEAEDAERAVARVWHVTLDRLADTPLAAKLLRRLAWHAPERIPRSLLEGDGEEPELSEALGRLAAYSMITLDAETIGVHRLVQAVTRTPDPADPYRGPEDIDHAREATAVALAHALDVVDPRLPEDWPVFQAVLPHGRALLDHTESDTGPLCHLANSLSLYVLGQGDAAAGIAFAERAVGAGERLFGFDHPITLRARNTSASAYQAAGDLRRATSLLETALADCERVLGPAHPDTLSCRNNLAAACHAAGDVRRAISLFDETLEGRERVLGKEHPDTLVSRNNLAMAYEMAGDAERAIPLHEATLADRERVLGADHPETLLYRNNLAYLHWSMGDSKRAVTLFEATLEDRERVLGPDHPNTLVSRGNLAGACESAGDLARAVELQERTLADRERVLGPDHPDTLKSWNNLAGAYESSGDLTRAIELYERTLAARERVFGHDHQDTLNSRNDLAYARGAAGDLPLAIRMFEEARSDAERALGPDHRLTRRIRENLETAIRLRDRS from the coding sequence TTGCCCGAGATCCTCAAGGTCCGGGTTCCCGTGTCGGCCGGGTTGGACGTGGTGTTCCTGCACGGGCTGGACGGGGACGCGCGGAAGACGTGGGCGGGCGGGTCGCCGTCGTCGTTCTGGCCGGAGTGGCTCGCCGAGGATTTCGACCGCGTGGCGGTGTGGTCGGTGGGCTACGAGGCCTGGTCGTCGGGCTGGCGGGGCAAGGCGATGCCCATGCAGGACCGGGCGATCAACCTGATGGCGTCGCTGCAGAACCTCGGCATCGGCGAGCGGCCGTTGTGTTTCGTCACCCACAGCATGGGCGGCCTGCTGGCCAAGGAGATCCTGCTGCACGCGGCCGAGGGCCGGACCGGCTTCGCGGCGTTCGCGACGGCCGCGCGCGGGGTGGTCTTCCTGGGGACCCCGCACACCGGCTCGGGGCTGGCGGCGGTCGTCAAGGCGCTCGGACTGCTCTATCGGTCCACCGCGGCGGTGAAGGACCTCAAACGCAACGCCGCCCACCTGCGGCACCTCAACGACCGTTACCGCGATTGGGCCGACGAGTCCGGGATCCGGAACCTGGTGTTCTTCGAGGCGTATCCGACCAGAGGGGTCCGGGTGGTCGACGAGGGCTCGGCCAACCCCGGCCTGCCCCGGGTCCGCCCGATCCCCGTCGACGCCGACCACGTCGGCATCTGCAAACCGGCCGGCCGCGATTCCCTTGTGTACGGCCAGATTTCGAGATTCATCGACGGCATTCTCTCGGAGACCGATGTTCCGCCGCCCCGGCACGCGGCGTGGAAACTGCCCCTGAGCGGCAGGGTCTTCGTCGGGCGCGCGGCCGAGCTGGACAGGCTGGAGAAGACGGCGAAAGCCGCCGCCCGGGTCGCGGTGGTCGCGGTGCACGGGCTCGGCGGCGTCGGCAAGAGCAGCCTGGCCGCCAGGTTCGCCGAGCTGCGTTCGGCCGACTATTCGGCCGTCTGGTGGGTGACGGCGGACTCGGCTTCGGCGATCGACGACGGGTTGGCGGAGCTGGCCGTGGCGCTGTCCCCGGAGGCCGTGGGGCTGCCGTGGGAACAGCGGGCCGAACAGGCCGTCGGCTGGCTGGCCGGGCATACCGGCTGGCTGCTGATCCTCGACAACCTGACCGAGCTCGCGCACGCCGCCGGGCTGCTGGACCGGGTGCGGACCGGCACGATCCTCATCACCAGCAGACGGGGCACCGGCTGGCGGGACGTCGGCACCGTGTCACTGGACGTGCTGGAACCGGACGAGGCGGCCGAGTTGCTCGCCCGGACGGTCCGGGCGGAGTGGCCGGAGGCGGAGCTGGCGGGCGCCGGCGAACTCTGCGCCGAACTCGGCTGGCTGCCCTTGGCGGTGGAACAGGCCGGGGCGTACCTCGCCCAGAACCGGATGACGCCCGCCCGCTACCTCGGCCTGCTCGCCAGGTCCCCGGCCAAGATGTTCGCCTGGACCGCGGAGGCCGAGGACGCGGAGCGCGCCGTGGCCCGGGTCTGGCACGTCACCCTCGACCGGCTCGCGGACACCCCGCTCGCCGCGAAGTTGTTGCGACGGCTGGCCTGGCACGCTCCCGAACGCATCCCGCGATCGCTGCTGGAGGGCGACGGCGAGGAACCGGAGCTGTCGGAGGCTTTGGGGCGGCTGGCCGCCTACAGCATGATCACCCTCGACGCCGAGACGATCGGCGTCCACCGCCTCGTGCAGGCCGTGACCCGGACTCCCGACCCGGCCGACCCCTACCGCGGTCCCGAGGACATCGACCACGCCCGTGAGGCCACCGCCGTCGCGCTCGCCCACGCGCTCGACGTGGTGGATCCCCGGCTGCCCGAGGACTGGCCCGTCTTCCAAGCCGTGTTGCCGCACGGGCGGGCGCTGCTCGACCACACCGAGAGTGACACCGGCCCGCTTTGCCACCTCGCCAACAGCCTCAGCCTCTACGTCCTCGGTCAGGGCGACGCCGCGGCGGGCATCGCGTTCGCGGAACGGGCCGTCGGCGCCGGTGAACGCCTTTTCGGCTTCGACCATCCGATCACCCTGCGCGCCCGGAACACTTCGGCGTCCGCGTACCAGGCGGCCGGTGATCTGCGGCGCGCGACCTCGCTGCTCGAGACCGCGCTGGCGGACTGCGAGCGGGTGCTGGGGCCTGCACATCCGGACACGTTGAGCTGCCGGAACAACCTGGCTGCCGCCTGCCACGCCGCCGGTGACGTGAGGCGGGCGATCTCGCTGTTCGACGAAACGCTGGAAGGACGCGAGCGCGTGCTGGGAAAGGAGCACCCGGACACGCTGGTCTCCCGGAACAACCTGGCCATGGCGTACGAAATGGCGGGCGACGCCGAACGGGCGATCCCGCTCCACGAAGCCACGCTCGCGGATCGCGAGCGGGTGCTGGGCGCAGACCACCCGGAGACCTTGCTCTACCGGAACAATCTAGCCTATCTCCACTGGTCGATGGGTGACTCTAAGCGCGCGGTCACGTTGTTCGAGGCGACATTGGAAGATCGTGAACGGGTGCTGGGGCCGGACCATCCCAACACGCTGGTTTCGCGGGGCAATCTCGCGGGAGCGTGCGAGTCGGCGGGCGACCTCGCCCGCGCGGTCGAACTCCAGGAACGGACCCTGGCGGATCGCGAACGCGTGCTGGGTCCCGATCACCCCGACACCCTGAAATCTTGGAACAACCTGGCGGGCGCGTACGAATCCTCGGGTGACCTGACCAGGGCGATCGAACTGTACGAGCGCACGCTCGCAGCCAGGGAGCGGGTGTTCGGGCACGACCACCAGGACACGCTGAATTCACGGAACGATCTGGCCTACGCCCGCGGAGCCGCGGGGGATCTGCCACTCGCCATCCGGATGTTCGAAGAAGCGCGGTCGGACGCCGAGCGGGCGCTCGGTCCGGACCATCGCCTGACCAGAAGGATCCGGGAGAACCTCGAGACGGCGATCCGGCTGCGCGACCGGTCTTGA
- a CDS encoding cation:proton antiporter, which yields MIQSVLVGAVVVLAWTMTAARLERWQITAPMAMVAAGLAIGFSTRNDLGNGLNTEIALNAAELILALLLFVDATAVKGGYLGHDAKTAVRLLLIALPLTILIVMGVGLLVLPGLGWTVVLLIACIIAPTDFAPATSVVHDVRVPERVRHLLNVESGYNDGVVAPVFIFALTLAGSRNQANTPGEALQTAIPAALLAVLAGSVIGAVAAVAMNVTGKHGWSTRHSARVAAVALPLLTYTAAVAIGGNGFVAAFICGIAYKTARHPSEDELGLAEDVSSLCGLLMWFVFGSTAVLVLSFGLTWGVVIVSVVALTVARLIPVLLTLLRTDFRWRDRMTIGFLAPRGAASIVFGLLAYNSLDGDAADVALSVMSVTVLASVAAHGVGASAFLNRKSKTS from the coding sequence ATGATCCAGAGCGTGCTCGTCGGTGCGGTCGTCGTGCTGGCCTGGACGATGACGGCGGCACGGCTGGAACGGTGGCAGATCACCGCGCCGATGGCGATGGTCGCGGCGGGGCTGGCGATCGGGTTCAGCACCCGCAACGATCTCGGCAACGGGCTCAACACCGAGATCGCCCTCAACGCCGCGGAACTGATCCTCGCCCTGCTGCTGTTCGTGGACGCCACCGCGGTCAAGGGCGGCTATCTCGGTCATGACGCCAAGACCGCGGTGCGGCTGCTGCTGATCGCGCTGCCGCTGACGATCCTGATCGTCATGGGGGTCGGCCTGCTGGTGCTGCCGGGGCTCGGGTGGACGGTGGTGCTGCTGATCGCCTGCATCATCGCCCCCACGGACTTCGCGCCCGCGACGTCGGTGGTGCACGACGTCCGGGTGCCCGAACGCGTGCGGCATCTGCTGAACGTCGAAAGCGGCTACAACGACGGCGTCGTCGCCCCGGTGTTCATCTTCGCGCTCACCCTCGCGGGGAGCCGCAATCAGGCGAACACGCCGGGTGAGGCGCTGCAGACCGCGATCCCGGCGGCGCTGCTGGCCGTGCTGGCGGGCTCCGTGATCGGCGCGGTCGCCGCGGTGGCGATGAACGTGACGGGCAAACACGGCTGGTCGACGCGGCATTCCGCACGGGTCGCCGCCGTCGCGCTGCCGCTGCTGACCTACACCGCCGCCGTCGCGATCGGCGGCAACGGTTTCGTCGCCGCGTTCATCTGCGGGATCGCCTACAAGACCGCGCGGCATCCGAGTGAGGACGAACTCGGGCTGGCCGAGGACGTCAGTTCTCTGTGCGGGCTGCTGATGTGGTTCGTCTTCGGCAGCACCGCGGTGCTGGTGCTGTCCTTCGGCCTCACCTGGGGCGTCGTGATCGTCAGCGTCGTCGCGCTGACCGTCGCCCGGCTCATCCCGGTGCTGCTCACCTTGCTGCGGACCGATTTCCGGTGGCGGGACCGGATGACCATCGGTTTCCTGGCGCCACGCGGCGCGGCGTCGATCGTGTTCGGCCTGCTGGCCTACAACTCACTCGACGGGGACGCGGCGGACGTCGCGTTGAGCGTCATGTCGGTGACGGTGCTGGCGAGCGTCGCCGCGCACGGCGTCGGGGCGTCGGCGTTCCTGAACCGCAAGTCGAAGACCTCCTGA